The DNA sequence GACTGCCTGATCTGTTTTTGCCCAAGCTATTCGGAATGTCAACGAAATTGCCCACAATATTGGATGCGGGATTGTATACAGGCTGACTTCGAGGGATCAAAGGGTCATTTCCAGGCAAATGTGGGTTGATCAAAATGAGCCACGCGCGTTGGTCGCCCATGCAGGGCGATCTCGCGGAACTGATACAGAATCGCTGCCGTCGGCGCATACATATAATGGCCCAAGGTCGGGAAAAACGCCGACAATACCGGGTGCTCACTGTTATTGCTGTCTTGCAGCCGGGGAATGTCCGGGCTGGCAAGCTCGGAAAACGGCAGGTGAAACACCTGCTCGACCTCAGTTGGGTCAGGGCGCAGGGTCACCGGCCCCCGTGTTGCCACCACGATTGGCGCGACCCGAAAGCCGGACCGGGTGGGAAACGGGTCGAGTTGACCAAGGATAGAGCCTGCTTCCAGCTCAAGACCCATTTCTTCATGCAGCTCTCGCAGCGCAGCGTCCGCGTCTTGCTCTCCTTCGTCCAGACGCCCACCTGGCAGGGCGTATTGCCCGCCATGCCGGTTGAGCTTGGAGGGTCGTAGAGTCATCAGAACGCAAGCTTCGCCGCTTTCGACATGTTCAGTGATCACGATGGCCACAGCGGCCTTGCGCAAACCTGTGTGTTCAAGGGGTTGGACGGAAAAACGATCTAGGTTGCCCCGGACACGAGAAAGCAAGTTTGGGCAGAATGTGTATGGGTTCAACGCGTGGTCCAATCAGAGTGTCTTGTTTCGCCAGGCTTGGTATCTTCCGGTGATGAAATCAGCGATTTGATCGTGAGACAACGCATCCTGTGTGCGGCCTCTAGAAACCTTACGTTTCCTTGAAACCTTGCCCTAATTGACGATTGGGACGTCTTCCATCCCAGGTCAATCATAGAAATATGCGATAAAGTGCAAAATCTCACTTTCGTGATGAGCATTATCTTGCATATACTGGCTTCGAATGCATTATGACGCGGTAGGGGAGAGGCGCGTGCGAGTCGGATCGGAGGAGCCACTCGTGCGCTGCCCCTGCCAATCACGTCAGGGAGGGATAGATGAGCGGAAACGCAGCGCAATATTTTGTGGATCGCCATGTGAACGAAGGGCGCGGCGATTGTCCGGCATTTCGTGAAGCGGCCGGAGAGAAGCGCTCTTTGACTTATGGCGCACTGGCCAATGGGGCCGGGGCCGTGGCGACTGCGCTGACACGTGCAGGTATCCCGCGAGAGGCGCGCGCTGTCATGTTGGTGCTTGATCAGGTTGAGTTTCCGCAGATCTTCTGGGGGTGCATGAAGGCGGGCATTGTGCCGGTGCCTCTTAACACCTTGCTGGCCACCCCGGTTTACGAGGCCATTTTGGACGACAGCCGGGCGACCATCCTGTTTGTCAGTCACGAGCTGTGGCCAGTGGTTGAGCCTGCTGCGCGTGCTTCAGCTCATCTAAGGCAGATTGTGGTCATCGGCGACGCGCTCGAAGGGGCCACCAGCTATGCCGAATTCATCGCTGGGTGTGCCCCGTCCGAAACGGTTGATGCGTCCGAGGATGACACGGCCTTTTGGCTTTATTCCTCAGGCTCTACAGGGCAACCCAAGGGCGTGCGCCATGTGCATGGCAGCCTCAAGGCGACGGCGGATACCTATGGTGCGCAGGTGCTGCAGATCGAACCCGATGATTTGGTCTATTCCGCAGCCAAGCTGTTCTTTGCCTATGGTTTGGGCAACGCGATGACTTTTCCCATGTCAGTGGGGGCCGAAACCATCTTGTTCAACGGTCGACCCACGCCTGAGATGACGGTGCAGATCCTGCGCGACGAAAAGCCTAGCGTGTTCTGCGGAGTACCCACACTTTATGCCGCTACTGTGGCGTTGCTAGAGCAAGGCGACGTGCCGGATACAAAGTTGCGGCGTTGCATTTCAGCGGGAGAGGCCTTGCCCGAAGATATCGGCAAAGCCTGGCACAAGCTTTGGGGCACCGACATTCTGGACGGTGTGGGTTCGACCGAGATGTTGCACATCTTCCTGTCGAACGCTCCGGGTGATGTGGCCTATGGAACATCCGGCCGTCCTGTGCCCGGGTACGAGGTTCGTCTGGTTGACGAGGACGGCAGTGATGTTCCCGTCGGTGGGTTGGGTGAGCTTTTGGTGCGGGGTGCCTCGGCGGCGGATGGGTATTGGAACAAGCGCGACAAAAGCCGGGCGACATTCGAAGGAGAGTGGACCCGCACCGGCGACAAGTACGAGCTGACGGAAAACGGGCGATATGTGTACTGCGGACGCACCGACGACATGTTCAAGGTGTCCGGTATCTGGGTGTCCCCATTTGAGGTCGAGCAAGCGCTAAGCGCGCATCCTGCCGTTTTAGAGGCAGCGGTTGTGCCTAAAAGGGATGAACAAGACTTGGAAAAACCTAAGGCCTATATCGTCCTGAAGCAGAAAGCTGAGGCTGACCTGACCGATGAGCTGCAAAGCTTTGTCAAAGATAAGGTGGGAAAGTGGAAATACCCCCGCTGGATCGACTTTGTGGACGATCTGCCCAAGACGGCCACGGGCAAAATCCAGCGCTTCAAACTGCGCGAAGGGTAAAAGATGTTCGAATGGAGCCTGACCCCAAGCTTTCCGATGACGGTGAACGGAGTTGCACTTGAATATGCCTGCCACGGCCCTGCCCCGGATCAGGCCCCAACGATTGTTATGCTGCACGAGGGGTTGGGATGTGTCGCCTTGTGGCGCGACTTCCCCGAAAAGCTGTCGGCCCAGACCGGGTTCGGTGTTCTGGTCTTTTCACGGCAGGGTTATGGCAACTCGGACCCGATCCGGTTGCCGCGCAGGTTGGATTACCAATCTAGTGAGCCGTTGGAGGTGCTGCCACATATCCTGAAGCAGGCGGGTATTCAGAGGTGTATCCTGTTTGGTCATTCCGACGGCGCCACGATGGCCGCAGTCTATGCGGGCAGCATCGAAGATCACCGGGTCCGAGGGGTGATTTTGATGGCCCCGCATTTCTTTGCTGAACGCATGGGGCTGGCCGAGATCGAGCGCGCGCGCGATACGTTCAACACCACCGATCTTTCGGCACGGATGAGCAAATACCACCGAGATCCCGAAGGTGCGTTTCGGGGTTGGGCGGATGTCTGGCTTGATCCGGGATTTGCCGATTGGAATGTGGCCGAGGTGATCGACTATATCCGGGTGCCCATCCTGGCGATTCAGGGGCATGGTGACCAATACGGCACCATGGCGCAGTTGGACGAAATATCCGAACGCGCCTATTGCCCTGTCGACCTTGTCGAGCTTGATTGCAAACATTCGCCCCATCTGGAAGCCCCCGAGGAAACGCTCGCCGCCGCGGCGGAATTTTGCGTCAGGTTGGAGCGGATCGAGGCAGCGCAAGTCGAAACCGCGTGATCGATGGAGCTGCCTGAGGTTCCATATGTTCCCGGTCAAACCCCGCGTCCCGACGGCGGGTTTTATGATGCGCTGAAAGGCACGGCGCGCCCCGGGATGTCCATCGCGGAGCTGGCCCAGTGCAAGGCCTGGCTGGTGGGGTGGGATCTGCTGGGCGCAGAGTGTTTTTGGGAGGCCCACGAAGTGTGGGAAGCGGTTTGGATGGCTCTGCCGCAAAATTCGGCAGAACGCAGATTTGTTCAAGCCGTCATCCAACTTGCGAATGGTCTGCTCAAGCAAAAGATGGGGCGTCCCAAAGCTGCGCTCCGCCTGAGCGTGGTTAGCCGGGCGGGGTTGCTTGGATTGCACGGTGTGGTGATGGGGGTTCAGATCGAGTCGGTGCGCGACTGGCTGGAGCTTTTGGTTGTTCAGATTGAAGAGATTGATGCAAAATAATGCATCACAATGTGCTCACTGCGGACCGCTTGAGGTGAAAATTGCATGAATCGCCTCAGGGTCCGAGTGGAAATGTGCAATATTATGCCAATATGAACTTGCCCCACATCAATTGTCGTACTATGTTGCACATCATCAATAACGGCGGAGACTGGCATGGCCGAACGTATCGACTTTCAGACCGATCCATCGAAGTACCGTCACTGGCGCGTCGAATATGACGGGCCGGTTGCCAACCTGTTCATGGACGTCGATGAGACGGGCGGTCTTTTCCCAGGGTATGAGCTGAAGCTGAACTCGTATGATCTGGGTGTCGACATTGAGCTTGCGGACGTTGTGCAACGGATGCGGTTCGAGCATCCCGAGGTGAAGGTTGTCGTGATGCAATCGGCGAAGGACAAGGTGTTCTGCGCCGGGGCCAACATCCGAATGCTGGGCGGTGCCAGCCATGCGCACAAGGTGAATTTTTGTAAATTCACCAATGAGACCCGCAATACCTTTGAGGCGGCCGAGGCGGATTCTGGCCAGAAATACGTGGCAGCCGTCAAAGGGGCCTGCGCAGGGGGTGGGTATGAGTTGGCGCTGGCCTGCAATCACATCATGCTGACCAACGATTCGTCTTCGTCCGTGGCCCTGCCCGAAGTGCCCCTGTTGGCGGTGCTGCCGGGCACGGGGGGCCTGACCCGCGTGACCGACAAGCGCAAGGTGCGCCGCGATCTGGCCGATGTGTTCTGCTCGGTCGAAGAGGGTGTCAAAGGCCAACGCGCGGTCGATTGGAAGCTGGTCGACGAAGTCATCGCAAATTCGAAATTCGACGACACGGTGCAAGAGCGCGCCCACGAGTTTGCCGTTGCGTCGGGCAAGATGGACGTGGCAACGGGAATTGCCCTCACGCCACTCGCACGCAGCTTTGCCGAGGATGGGTCGGTGACCTACTCTACAGTCGAAGTGTCAGTTGATCGGGACGCGGGCAGCGCGACCATATTGATCAAAGGCCCCGATGGCGATGCGCCTGTTTCGGTCGAGGTGCTGACAGAGCAGGGCGCTGAAACCTACATGCTTCGCCTCGCGCGTGAGCTGGACGATGCCATTCTTCATCTGCGTTTGAACGAACGTGAATTGGGGTTGGTGGTCTTTACCTGCCAGGGCGATGCCGATCTTCTGGTGGCGCATGAGGCGCTGCTTTTGGAAAACTCTGATCACTGGCTGGCCAATGAAATCCTGACCTATTGGAAGCGGGTGCTGAAACGGGTCGACATGACCTCGCGCTCGCTGGTGGCTTTGGTCGAACATGGGTCTTGTTTCGCTGGGGTTCTGGCCGAGCTGCTGTGGTCCGTCGACCGAACTTACATGATGCTGGAAGAGTTCGAAGGTGACAATCGACCCATGGCTGCCATCACTCTGACAGATGGCAATTTCGGACATTATCCGATGTCGAACAACCTGACTCGGCTGGAAACCCGTTTTCTTGGATCGCCTGAAGCGGTTGATACAGCCAAGGCGCAGATCGGCGAAGCGATCGAGGCGGATGAGGCCGAGGAATTGGGCCTGGTCACCTATGCGTTTGACGACATCGACTGGGAGGATGAAGTTCGGATCTTCATGGAGGAGCGTGCCAGCTTCTCGCCTGATGCGATGACGGGGATGGAGGCAAACCTGCGCTTTGCGGGGCCAGAGACAATGGAAACCCGCATATTTGG is a window from the Falsiruegeria litorea R37 genome containing:
- a CDS encoding alpha/beta fold hydrolase encodes the protein MFEWSLTPSFPMTVNGVALEYACHGPAPDQAPTIVMLHEGLGCVALWRDFPEKLSAQTGFGVLVFSRQGYGNSDPIRLPRRLDYQSSEPLEVLPHILKQAGIQRCILFGHSDGATMAAVYAGSIEDHRVRGVILMAPHFFAERMGLAEIERARDTFNTTDLSARMSKYHRDPEGAFRGWADVWLDPGFADWNVAEVIDYIRVPILAIQGHGDQYGTMAQLDEISERAYCPVDLVELDCKHSPHLEAPEETLAAAAEFCVRLERIEAAQVETA
- a CDS encoding DUF309 domain-containing protein, which gives rise to MELPEVPYVPGQTPRPDGGFYDALKGTARPGMSIAELAQCKAWLVGWDLLGAECFWEAHEVWEAVWMALPQNSAERRFVQAVIQLANGLLKQKMGRPKAALRLSVVSRAGLLGLHGVVMGVQIESVRDWLELLVVQIEEIDAK
- a CDS encoding NUDIX hydrolase, which translates into the protein MRKAAVAIVITEHVESGEACVLMTLRPSKLNRHGGQYALPGGRLDEGEQDADAALRELHEEMGLELEAGSILGQLDPFPTRSGFRVAPIVVATRGPVTLRPDPTEVEQVFHLPFSELASPDIPRLQDSNNSEHPVLSAFFPTLGHYMYAPTAAILYQFREIALHGRPTRVAHFDQPTFAWK
- the boxC gene encoding 2,3-epoxybenzoyl-CoA dihydrolase produces the protein MAERIDFQTDPSKYRHWRVEYDGPVANLFMDVDETGGLFPGYELKLNSYDLGVDIELADVVQRMRFEHPEVKVVVMQSAKDKVFCAGANIRMLGGASHAHKVNFCKFTNETRNTFEAAEADSGQKYVAAVKGACAGGGYELALACNHIMLTNDSSSSVALPEVPLLAVLPGTGGLTRVTDKRKVRRDLADVFCSVEEGVKGQRAVDWKLVDEVIANSKFDDTVQERAHEFAVASGKMDVATGIALTPLARSFAEDGSVTYSTVEVSVDRDAGSATILIKGPDGDAPVSVEVLTEQGAETYMLRLARELDDAILHLRLNERELGLVVFTCQGDADLLVAHEALLLENSDHWLANEILTYWKRVLKRVDMTSRSLVALVEHGSCFAGVLAELLWSVDRTYMMLEEFEGDNRPMAAITLTDGNFGHYPMSNNLTRLETRFLGSPEAVDTAKAQIGEAIEADEAEELGLVTYAFDDIDWEDEVRIFMEERASFSPDAMTGMEANLRFAGPETMETRIFGRLTAWQNWIFQRPNAVGEDGALQRYGTGVRGNYNMERV
- a CDS encoding benzoate-CoA ligase family protein yields the protein MSGNAAQYFVDRHVNEGRGDCPAFREAAGEKRSLTYGALANGAGAVATALTRAGIPREARAVMLVLDQVEFPQIFWGCMKAGIVPVPLNTLLATPVYEAILDDSRATILFVSHELWPVVEPAARASAHLRQIVVIGDALEGATSYAEFIAGCAPSETVDASEDDTAFWLYSSGSTGQPKGVRHVHGSLKATADTYGAQVLQIEPDDLVYSAAKLFFAYGLGNAMTFPMSVGAETILFNGRPTPEMTVQILRDEKPSVFCGVPTLYAATVALLEQGDVPDTKLRRCISAGEALPEDIGKAWHKLWGTDILDGVGSTEMLHIFLSNAPGDVAYGTSGRPVPGYEVRLVDEDGSDVPVGGLGELLVRGASAADGYWNKRDKSRATFEGEWTRTGDKYELTENGRYVYCGRTDDMFKVSGIWVSPFEVEQALSAHPAVLEAAVVPKRDEQDLEKPKAYIVLKQKAEADLTDELQSFVKDKVGKWKYPRWIDFVDDLPKTATGKIQRFKLREG